The nucleotide sequence AGCACTGGATACCCCGCGCAGTCCATGGGTATTCAAAGATATTAACCTTCGCAGCAAAGACTGGCGGCAGGAGAACCTGGTGTTGAATATCGCCGTGGCTTATCCTTTTTGAGTGGACATTTCCAGGATTATCCTTATCTACTGCCTAGTGTCCATTCTCCATGGTTTGACATAATTCCACCAGCACACCATGGGTACCTTTCGGATGCAGGAAGCACACCAGTTTGTTATCAGCACCGGGTTTGGGAGTTTCATTCAGAAGAATAAAACCTTCGCTTTTTAACCGTTCCATTTCGGCCACAATATCGTCCACCTCAAACGCAATGTGGTGAATTCCCTCGCCCTTCTTTTCCAGGAAGCGAGTAATCGGGCTGTCGTCCCGGGTAGCTTCCAGCAGTTCGATTTTGGTTTGGTTGATCTGGAAAAAGGAGGTAGTCACGCCCTCAGCAGGTACCTCCTCGTGTTTGTAGGGGGGTACCTTAAAAAGCTGGGTAAAAAGCGCATCCGACGCAGCAAGGTTTTTGACGGCAATTCCGATATGTTCGACGTTGGTTAGCAAAAGAGTCTATGGGTTTATGTATTTGAAATCCACAAGTAGAGGAACCAGGAAATCTAGATGATTAATTCTAACAGCCGTTTGTAGCGAGACGACTCGCACACTCCAAAATTTAACGCCGATTATCCTGCCCGCCCACCATACTGAGGTAGCTGTCAAACCGGCTCATGGCGATGGTACCTTCCTGCACGGCTTCCTTTACGGCGCAGCCGGGTTCGTTAATATGCAGGCAGTTGTGGTAGCGACATTGATTCAGTAAATCCCGCATTTCTGGAAAATAGTGACTGATTTCGCTAGGATCGGTTTCTGCCAGTCCCAGCTCTTTTATGCCCGGCGAATCGACCAGGTAGGTATCCGGTCCCAACTCAAACATCTCGGCAAAAGTTGTCGTGTGTACCCCTTTATTGGCAAAGGTCGAAACCTCCTTCGTGCGAAGATCCAGGGTAGGTGTGATGGCATTGATTAGTGACGATTTTCCTACCCCCGAATGGCCCGACAGTACCGACACTT is from Salmonirosea aquatica and encodes:
- the mce gene encoding methylmalonyl-CoA epimerase, which translates into the protein MLTNVEHIGIAVKNLAASDALFTQLFKVPPYKHEEVPAEGVTTSFFQINQTKIELLEATRDDSPITRFLEKKGEGIHHIAFEVDDIVAEMERLKSEGFILLNETPKPGADNKLVCFLHPKGTHGVLVELCQTMENGH